The segment TTTCCGCTTCTGTCCCATGATCTCTCCTTCCGTTTCTTGAACCTCGATTCTGCCAAAATCTTGGCTTAACCACCTGTCCAAAAAACGGGGGTAACTTCACTCACAACACTCCAATCTACACAAAGGAGGGTGTTCCGTTCTTGTCGGTAAAGAATCTGACCAAGGGGTTCATCGACTTTACGGATACGAGATTCATCTCAGTCAAGGATCATGAGTTTCTGACCAGGAGATGCAAACCGCTAAGGGACGACATCCTTTACACGAAGGTCGGCACAACAGGGATAGCTCAGGTCGTTGATGTCGATGATGAGTTCAGTATTTTCGTCAGCGTCGCTCTGCTGAAACCAAAGCACGATGTGGTTTACAACTTGTATCTGGAACACTTTCTCAATGCTCCCTATGCCAGACAGCAAGCCCAGAAGAGGACACGGGGTATGGCGAATAGGAACCTCGTGATATCGGACATCAAAGAAATCGACATTCACTTCCCTGGAACCTTGGACGAGCAGCGGAGCATCGTCTCCAAACTTGAATCAGTTTCCGCCGAAACCCAGCGCCTCGCCTCCCTCTACGAGCGCAAGCTCGCCGCGCTAGACGAGTTGAAGAAGTCATTGCTGCACCGTGCATTCAATGGAGAATTGACAAAGGACAATGAATAATGAAAGACGGTCCGCTTCAGACCAAGTCGTTTGCTTTCGCGGTGCGGATTGTGAGCCTGTATAAGTATCTGTGCAACGAGAAGAGGGAATTTGTGCTGTCCAAGCAGTTGTTGCGGTCCGGAACGGCGATTGGCGCATTGGTTCGCGAGGCGGAACAGGCGGAAAGTAAACCGGATTTCATTCACAAGATGGCCATTGCCCTGAAGGAAGCCAACGAGACCGAATATTGGTTGTTGCTTCTTCAGAAGACCGATTGCCTGGAAACGGCGAAATTCCAGTCAATGCGCCAAGATATCCTCGAACTTCTGAAGTTGCTGACCAGCATCATAAAATCGTCGAAGCAAAACCTGAACGCATGATCGCTGTCCATTTTCAATTGTCCATTATCCATTGAAGAACATGAACGAAGCCGAGACCCGAGCCGAGCATATCGATCCCGCGCTGAAAGCGGCGGGGTGGGGCGTCGTCGAGGGAAGCCGCATCCGGCGTGAGTACCCGATCACGCTGGGGCGCATCGAAGGTCACGGCAAGCGCGGCAAGCCGCTCACGGCGGACTACGTTCTGGAGTATCGAAACCACAAGCTGGCCGTGATCGAGGCCAAAGCGTGGGACGAGGAGCTGACCGAAGGCGTGGGGCAAGCGAAGAACTACGCCGGCAAGATGGCCATCCGCTTCACCTACGCCACCAACGGTCAGGCCATTTACGGCGTTGATATGCAGACCGGCAAGGAAGGAGAGACGCCGCGCTACCCCACGCCGGACGCGCTCTGGGCGATGACCTTCGCCGAAGCGAACGCCTGGCGCGACCGCTTCGCCGCCGTGCCGTTCGAGGACAAGGGCGGCTCGCACCCCAGCCGCTACTACCAGGACATCGCCGTCGAGCGGGTGATGGAGGCGATCACTGAGAACCGGCAGCGCATCCTGCTCACGCTCGCCACTGGAACGGGAAAAACCTTCATCGCGTTTCAGATCGCATGGAAGCTGTTCCACAGTCGCTGGAATCTGGGCCGTGAGCCCTCGCGCCGCCCGCGCATCCTTTTCCTCGCCGACCGCAACATCCTCGCCGACCAGGCCTATAACGAATTCTCCGCCTTCCCTGAGGACGCGATGGTGCGCATCAAGCCGGAGGACATTCATAAGAAGGGCAGGGTGCCGAAGAACGGCAGTCTGTTCTTTACGATCTTTCAGACCTTCATGAGCGGCCCGCCGAAGGACGGTAAGCCGTCGCCCTACTTTGGCGAGTACCCGCCGGACTTCTTCGACTTCATCGTGATCGACGAGTGCCATCGCGGAGGCGCGAACGACGAGAGCAACTGGCGCGGCATCCTCGACTATTTCGCCCCGGCGGTACAGCTCGGCCTCACCGCCACGCCCAAACGCAAGGACAACGTGGACACCTACGCCTACTTCGGCGACCCGGTTTACATTTACTCGCTCAAGGATGGCATCAATGACGGATTCCTCACGCCGTTCAAGGTGAAGCAGATCTCCACGACGCTTGACGAGTACGTTTATGCGCCAGACGACAAACTGATCGAGGGCGAGATCGAAACCGGCAAGCGCTACACGGAAACCGACTTCAACAAGATCATCGAAATCAAGGAACGCGAAGCGCACCGCGTGAAAGTCTTCATGGAACAGATCAACCAGAACGAAAAGACGCTGGTCTTCTGCTCCACGCAGGATCACGCGCTGGCCGTGCGCGACCTCATCAACCAGATGAAGACGAGCAAAGACCCGAACTACTGCCAGCGGGTCACGGCCAACGATGGGGAGCTTGGCGATCAGCACCTGCGGGATTTCCAAGACAACGAGAAAACGATCCCCACGATCCTTACGACCTCACAGAAACTCTCGACCGGCGTGGACGCGCGAAACATCCGCAACATCGTGCTGATGCGCCCGATCAACACCATGATCGAGTTCAAGCAGATCATCGGGCGCGGCACGCGGCTCTACGACGGCAAGGACTACTTCACGATCTATGACTTCGTGAAGGCGCATCACCATTTCAGCGACCCGGAGTGGGACGGTGAGCCGATCGAGCCGGAGCCCAAAGAGCCGAGGGATGAGCCACATCCGGCGACGCCGCCGGATGAGCTTCATGAGCCGGCGCAAGAATACGTCAGACGCCGGAAGATCAAGGTGAAGCTCGCCGACGGCAAGGAGCGCGCCATCCAGCACATGATGGCGACGACTTTCTGGCACCCCGATGGAACGCCCATGTCCGCCCAGCAGTTCATGGAGATGCTTTTTGGAAAGCTACCCGAGTTCTTCAAGGATGAGGCCGAACTGCGCACCCTCTGGAGTGCGCCGGAGACGCGGAAGAAGCTTTTGCAGGGGCTGGCCGAGAGGGGCTTCGGCGGTGAGCAACTGACCGAGATGCAGAGGCTGATCGATGCCGAGAAGAGCGACCTGTTCGACGTGCTCGCCCACGTGGCCTACGCCTTGCCGCCGATTACCCGTGAAGAACGCGCCGCAAGGGCCAAGGTCGTCATCAGTGCGCATTTCAACAGCAAGCAGCAGATCTTTCTCGACTTCGTGCTTTCGCACTACGTCAGAGTCGGCGTGGAAGAACTCGATGAGGAAAAGCTCACGCCCTTGTTGCGCCTGAAGTACCACAACTCCATCGCCGACGCCCTGGCCGATCTGGGAAGAGCGGAGGAGATTGGGCGGGTTTTCGCAGGCTTTCAGAAATACCTGTATCAGCAACAGGCGGCCGCGTGAGAGGGATCGGGATAAGTCGAAGGAGCGTGGCTCAGTTTCGGAAGAAATCGGCAGATCGCGCCTCCTGAAAGGCCGCTATTCCAGAAGTCCTCGGGCCGTATTTGCTACCCGTTCGGCGAGATCCATGGCCTTTTGCGCTTCGGCGGGGGGATTTCCTCCCAGCCGCCTGGGCTGATGTTGGCGCCTGCTCTCCCGCCTCGAATAGGAACTTGGCTGCCCGGAGGTCGTCCGCTGCGTAGCGGACCCACTCGCCTGCCAGTTTACGCTGCGCGGTCTCGCCTTTCATAGAGAACCACCCCTTCCTCCAAGGCAGGCTTGAGGATCGTCCCCACCTTGTCTCCGAATTCTTCGACGTCCTCAGGCGTGAAGACTACGAGGTCTTTGGGCACGGGGATGTCGGTCAGCGCCGCTCCGATTTGGACGGCCGCTTCGCGCCGCGTCGTGCTGACGGGCATGATAACGAGGAGGTCTACATCGCTGTCCGGTCCGGCTTCACCCCGCGCGTGTGAACCGAAAAGAACGATCTTATCCGGGTCAAACCGGTCCACAACCGTGGTTACAATCCGTTCAATTCGACCATGCAGCGACTCGGGTGGCGAGATCATCCTTCAAACCCTACCAAGATGCTTCGGAGATTGAAAGTCCTGCACCCTTCCGGTGGGAGGTGTCTTCCCGGTGCATTTGGGGCAGTATTGGCACATGCCGATCCGTGTAACTGCGCAGGTGGTGGTCAAGGAACTGATCGACGGCTGTTTCGAGGTCCGCCTCAATCGGCCGGAGAAGAGGAATGCGCTGTCGATCGAGGTCAGGGAAGAGGCTGCGGAAGTGTTCCAGAGGTTGGCGGAGGACGAGGCGTGCACGGCCGTCGTGCTTTCGGGAGAAGGGCCGGCGTTCTGCGCGGGAATGGATTTCACGCAGTTCGGGGGGGGGCCGGGAAACAAGGTTCGGCTCTTGGAGTCCACTCAAGCTCTTTTTACGAGTCTGCTCGGATTTCCCAAGCCGATCATCGCGGCCGTACACGGAGCAGCAGTGGGTGGCGGATTTGCATTGGCGTTGACGTGTGACGTGCGGATCGCATCGGAGGGCGCCTTTTTCGGGTTCTTCGAAGTGAAGCGTGGGATTCCGGCGTTCTTCGATCTCGTCAGGCTTTTCGTGGGTGAGGAGGTGGCGCGGGATTGGTGTACCACGGGCCGTCGGATCGAGGCGGCGGAACTTCTGCGGTTGGGAGTCGTAAAGCGAATGGCGCCGCAGGGCAGCCTGATGGATGAAGCCATCCGGGAAGCCGGCGAGACCCGCGCGAGGGGACTGCCTCCTGGAATCGTCAGCGTCTTCGCGGAGGAGCATTTGCGCTTCCGGAATGCTTTGTTTCCGGGGGAGTACATGGGCAAGGGAATCTAGGCTCTGTTTGAAAACGTATCGCGGACCCTAAAGGGCCCGCTACGGACGAACGTTTCTTGGTCTGCAGCGGAGCCTCGCTGCCGCCCGGCTCCGAATGAGTTCGGAGGGGAGGGATGTCTTGGTAGTCGCACCCCCATGCCGAGGACGGTATGGGGCCATGAGATGTCGCCGTGCCACGGTTGGCACGGCATGTAACATGGCCTTTAGGGTGCGTCTTCGGACGCAGGCTGAAGCCTGCGGCTACCGGTCCAGCGCGTTTTCAAACAGAGCCTAGTCCGGGCTGAGGGGGTACGCCGGCTGATTTGACTTTTCGGAGGGGGGGAGTATTATAGGCGCCAGTTTGATTTCGAACGGGGACTCAAATCCATCACGGGTAGATTCAAACAACGTGGCTTCCGGCGACACTCTTCCCCGCCTAGGCAAGCGCGCAACAAGATTTGGGAGAGTGTGATCGCCCGCCGTGGGGAAGCCCCGAGCGGGTGGAAGGAGGCCACATGGCCACGAAATTGTACGTTGGTGGGTTGTCGTTCGACACCACAACCGAAGAGCTCCGCAGCTTCTTTGAATCTGCAGGCAGCGTTCAGTCCGTCAATATCATCACCGATCGCATGACCGGCCGCTCCCGCGGTTTCGGTTTCGTCGAGATGGGGACGGAAGAGGAAGCGAAAGCCGCCATTTCCAAGTTCAACGGGCAGACGCTCGGCGACCGTACCATCACGGTGAATGAAGCGCGTCCCCAGGCCCCGCGTCCCGGCGGTGGTGGGGGTGGTGGCGGCGGTGGTAACCGTCGTCCAGGCGGCAGACCCCGCCAGCGCTGGTAAAGGTGCCGGATCCCTACACGATTGGGGGAGGCCCCCCGGCGGGACGGAGTCCGTCCACGAGCGGTGATCCTCATCCCCTGGACGTGCGCACTGCTTCCCCCTCCGCTGCGCCTGCTGCGGAGGCCGGGAAGGGTGGGAGTGAAACCCCGCCCGTCGCGTTCAAAGATTTCGGCTTGAATCCGGACCTCCTCGGGGGCATTGACAGCCTCCGATGGGATACGCCTACTCCGGTTCAGCTGAAAGCGATCCCTCCGGCGATGGAGGGGCGGGACTTGATTGCCTCGGCGCAGACGGGAACGGGCAAGACCGCGGCGTTCCTGCTCCCGATGTTTCACCGGTTGATGGCCCGTCCGCGCGGCAAGATCCGCGCCTTGATTCTGACTCCCACGCGAGAGCTGGCGGTACAAATCGACGAGCAGGCGATGGCCTTGGGCTTCTTCACTCAGGTGAATGCGGCGGCCGTGTACGGCGGGGTGAGCATGTATCCGCAGGAGCAGGCCCTCAAGTCGGGCGTGGACATCATCGTTGCCACGCCAGGCCGGCTGCTCGATCACCTCGGCCAGGGGTATGTGTCGCTCGACTCGGTGGAGATCCTGGTCCTGGACGAAGCCGATCGGATGCTGGACATGGGGTTCCTCCCGGACATCACTCGGATTCTCGATCGCCTTCCCTCGAAACTACAGACTCTACTTTTCTCGGCGACGCTGCCGCCCCAACTGGTTCAACTTATCCGCCATCGGCTTAACGATCCACTGACCATCCGCATCGGGAAGGAACTCCCGGCCAAGGGAGTTCGGCAGTTCGTCTGCCATGTGTCGGTGAAGGCGAAGGCGCGACTTCTCCACGGCCTGCTCCGGCGCGAAGCGATGAACTCCGTCCTGGTGTTCGCGCGGATGAAAATCGGGGCGGATCGGCTGTCGCGACAATTGGCCCAGCGGGGAGTCCATGTGGGTGTTCTGCACGGGGGCAAGGATCAAGCCGAGCGGGAACGGACGTTGAGGGATTTCAGGAATGGCACGTACCGGGTGCTGGTGGCTACGGATGTGGCCTCCCGCGGGCTGGACGTGGAGGGCATCTCGCATGTCATCAACTACGATGTACCCCGTGCCCCCGAGGACTACGTGCATCGTGTGGGAAGGACGGCCCGGGTCGAGCAGCTCGGAGATGCGATCACCCTCTGTTCGCCGGAGGAATCGAAATATCTTGCGGACATCGAGCGTTTCATCGGCGGCAAGGTCCCTGTCATGGAGCTTCCCGGTTTCCAGGATCACGGCGGAAACGGATCAGCCACTGTGGAAGATCGATCCCGGCACGGGAATCGGCGCCGCCACCGTCACCATTCGCAGGGCCACCCCGGCCACGCCCCGGCCCAGTAGGGCGATACTCCCTCGAACTTCCGGCGCGGGCTGAAGCCCGCGGCTACCTAAGATGCCATCCGAGGTAGGCGCAGGCTTCAGCCTGCGGCCTTTCCTGTTGAGGATTCATCGGGTTGCAATTTCCTCGGGCTTGTGAGAAACGGCCTCTCTGGCACCTAGTCGGCTCCTTTCCCGGTGATGTGCCGGGAAGGAAGCAGGCGGTTCGGCCAAAGGAGGCAATCCATGGCGCTCGATTTTTCACTCGCGGAAGAGCACAAAATGATTCAACAGGCGGTGGACGACCTGTTCAAACGGTTCGCGCCCCGTCGCGACGAATTTCGCAAGATGCTCCTCAAGGAGAAGAAGTTTCCACAGGAGCTCTGGATGGCCATCGCCGATGCCGGCCTCATCGGGAGCCTTATCCCCACGGAATACGGTGGAAGCGGAATGGGCCTGCTGGCCTTGACGATCGCCTCCGAGAGAATGGCTGCCCACGGGTTTGGGAACGCGATGATCGTTCTCACCGCCATGGATTCGCTGTGCATCCTGCGAAACGGCACCGAAGACATGAAGCGAAAGTTCCTTCCCGAAGTGGCCAAGGGAAAAATAAAGTTTTGTTTCGCCCTCACCGAGCCGGACGCGGGGAGCAACACCTTCCGGCTCAAGACCACGGCAAAGAAGAACGGGAAGGGATATCTCTTGAACGGCTCTAAGACGTTCATTACCGGGGTGGATGTGGCCGACTACATGCTCACGGCGGCGCGAACGACCTCGATCGACGAGGCCCAGAAAAAAGGGCTGCCGAAGGCCTACGGCATCTCCCTGTTCGTGCTGCCCACCAAGTCAAAGGGCATCGAACTTCAGATCATTCCCACCCACGGGATCGAGGGAATGAACCAGTTCACGATCTACTTCGACAACGTGGAGGTCCCCGCCGAAAACATGGTCGGCCAGGAGAACCTGGGGATGATGGCGTTGTTCAATTCGCTGAACCCCGAGCGGATTCTCGCCTCCGCGACGGCGGTCGGCATGTCGGATTACGTAATCAAGAAGGCGGTGGAGTATTCACGCGATAGAAAGGTTTTCAAAGACAGGCCCATCGGCGAGTATCAGGGGCTCCAGCATCCCCTGGCCGAATGCAAGATTGAAGTCGAAGCGGCGAGACTCCTGATGTACAAGGCGGCGTGGGCTTTCGATCAGGGTTTGGACCCGGCGGAAGTGGGGACGATTGCCAACATGGCGAAGTACATGGCCGCGGAAACGGCAATCAAGGCGGTAGACCGATCCATCCAGACGCATGGCGGCTATGGGTTCTCGGAGGATTACGGGGTCATCTGGTATTGGTCCGCCGCCCGGCTGCTTCGCACCGCACCCATCAGCAAGGAGATGATCCTCAACTACGTGAGCGAGCACGTGCTGGGGATGCCGAGATCCTACTGAAGTAGCTGTCAGCGATCAGCCGTCAGCGATCGGCTTCAAAAGCGGGATTGGGAAGCAAGACGGAAGTTTTCTTCGAGGCTGAAAGCTGACCGCTGGAAGCTGAGAGCTGCTTTCCCTATTTCGCCAGATCGACGTCGTAGCCGGACACCCATCCGGTATTGCCCTTGGGGGTTTTCACCTTGAACCAGGGGCCGTTTTGGCCGACGACAACCATCTGCGTTCCCGAGGGAACATTCTTCAAAACCTTCCCATTCTTTTTGGGCAGGGCACGCATGGGGATGGAAGGCTTGTTGGGAACGAGAACCTTTGATCCGGCCGGTTTGGCCGCCTCGGCAGGCTTCGCGGTCTCCGCACCCGTGGATGCCTCGGGTTTCTGCTCCTCGGCAGCCGGGGCTGCCCCGTTTGACCGGCCGGCGCCGTTCCCGTTGGAGGCGGCCGCCGTGGGCGCAGATTCAGATTCTTTCCCGGCTTCTACGGGTTTGTCGCCGATCAGGTAGCCCGTCACCCAGCCTTCGGACCCTGCTTCGTCCTTCACCAAGAACCACTGTCCCACGCGCTTGGATGAGGTGACCGGCGTATTGCGGTCTACACGGGAGACGACTTCATAGTAGTAGCTGGGCCCCTTTCGGAGTTCCGCGCGAACGGCCGTGACGAAGAATTTCTTATCCTGGGCGAGAGCGGGCGCACTGACCAAGAGGGTGAGTAAGAGGGCCAGGAAAGTCCGCATATTCATGGCGGGGCGTATTCTACCGTCAGCCGCCCTGATTTGACAAGAGCTTGGGATTACCGGAGTCTGCCGCGGTGACTCCACCCCCACCGGAATCTCAAATCTCAAGTTTCAAATCTCAAACGGGAGGCGGGGTGACGTTTCTTGAACGCGCTGCCCGATTCCTAGTTCGGCGCCGGATACCCATTCTCATGGTGTGGGCGGCCATTACCGTTGCGGCCACCCTCGCTGCTCGTCGGCTTCAGTTCGATTTCAATTTCGTGAGCCTCTTCGAGTCGAACGATCCCTCGGTGGCGCGCTTCCAGGACTACCGGGAGCGCTTTGGGGACGATGCCTCCTATGTCGCCGCTATCATCCAAAGCGATCGGATCTTCACGCCACAGGTTCTCTCGGGGATTCAGACCTTGGGGGCGTCGTTCTCCCAGACTCGCGGCATCAAGCGGACGGTGCATCTCATGAATTTCAAGGTGCCGCAGCCGGTGCGGGACGGATTTGAAGTGCGCCCGTTGGTGAAGCGACCGCCCTCCACGCTCGATGCGGCGGAAGAGTTGAAAGAGAAAGCACTCGGGCACCCCTTGATGAACGGGGCCCTCGTGTCCCCCGATGGGACCACGGCGGCCGTCATCGCGGAGTTCGACGATGATGTTGAAAGTGTGGGCGAGCGGGAGGTGATCCAGCGTGAGCTGGACCGGCGGGCGGGTGAAACCCTCTCCGGCCTCCCAGTGACTTTCTTCCTAACGGGCATTCCGGTCATTCAACAGCGATACAAAGATCTCATCTTCAGCGAGCAGGTCCGGTTCGTGCCGGTGGCGGCCGCGATCCTTCTCCTCTTCGTCTACGCCTTCCTGCGCCGTCCGGCGTTCATTCCCATCGCCGTGGTTCCCGTTACCGTCTCGGTGGTCTGGACGCTGGGGATCATGGCTCTTTCCGGCCGCGGGGTGAACATCATGAACCAGGTGATTCCGGTGACCCTCATGGTGGTGGGCATCGCGGACGCCATCCATCTCCTTGTCCGCTACCAGGAGGAGCTGGTTTCGGGTCGCACCCAACAGGGCGCCATTCTGAAGACGGTGTCCACACTGGGCAAGGCGTGTTTCCTGACCAGCTTCACCACCGCCGTCGGCTTTTTCTCGCTCCTCAGCGCCCACGCGAAGGTGGTCCGGGAGCTCGGTTGGTACGCGGGACTGGGCGTCATGCTTGCCTACCTGAATACCATCGTCTTGGTGCCGATCCTGCTCACGTTTACCCAGTCGCCTGCCCCTTCCGCATCTCCGCGACCGGCGCCGGGCACTTCGGCGGATTCCCAGGGGAAGCTCTCCGCCCTGCTCGGAAGAATCGGGCACAGTGCCCTCACACATCCGCGAATCGTTTTTGTCTCGGTGGCGCTCCTCACGCTGACCGGGGCGCTCGCGGCGCTCCGGGCGGAATCGCACCATCGGATCCTGGAGGAGATCCTTCCCAGCGATCCGGTCTATCGGGGAGTCATGGCATTGGAGGAGAAACTTAGCGGACTGCTCAGCTTCGCAGTGGTGGTGGATGGGGGTCATGAGGATGCCATCCTCGAACCCGGAGTCCTGCGGGCGCTTGAGGACGCTCAGCGTTTTCTGGAAGAGGCCGAGCCGGAGTTCATCAGCCGAACCCTGTCGGTGGCGGACGTGGTGCGCGAAATCCACGGGCAGATGGCGGGAGATTCGGGATCGCTGCCGGCGGAGAAGAAACTGCTTTACCAGTATCTCCTGTTTCTGGATCGGGAGACGCTGGAGCCCTTTGTGGACGAGGGATTCCGCCGTGCAGCGATCCGCGTCCGGGGAAAGGATCTCGGAAGTGAGCGTTGGCTCAAGTTGAAACCGGCGTTGGAGAAGCGCCTCACGGCCAATCTACCCAAGGGATACCGTGTATCCTTCACCGGAGCGTCGGATCTTGCCATTACGACGCTGACCTTCATTGTGCACGACATGCTCGTCAGTCTTTCCTGGTCCTTCGTCATGATCTTTGGGATTATCATCCTGCTTTTCCGGTCGGCACGGGTAGGACTCATCAGCATCCTGCCCAACATTCTCCCGCTCCTGACCACCTTGGGGCTGATGGGCCTTGCCGGAGTTCCCATCCGAACTGCATCCGTCATCATCTTTACGGTTTCGCTGGGCATCGCGGTGGACAACACGATTCATTTCATCGCGCGGTACCACGAGGAGCGCGGGGGGGGGCTGGCGCCGCGAGAGGCGGCGGAAAAGTCGCTCCACACGTCCGGACGCGCCATGACGATCTCCACCCTGATGCTGGTGTCCGGCCTGGGCGTCTTCCTGTTTTCCAATTTCCGGGCCGTTCTGGAATTCGGGATTTTCGGGGGGTGGACGTTGCTGGTTGCGCTGGTCTTGGATCTGGTCGTCACGCCCGTCCTCTTCGTCGCGTTCGACCGTCGCTGATCGTCTCAAGAGATCGGACTTTCGTGCCGATTATTTTCCGTACAGGTACCATGTTGCTCAAGTCTCGGAATGGATGGGTCGAAAGATGCTTTCCGGCAACAGGGTACGCACGCCCCGCCTTCATGCGGGATTTCACTTTGAGAGCGGGGCTGCCGTGCCGCGTGGACGCCCGTAACCGCCCAGGCACTTCTTCGACTCGGCACTCGGAATAATCTGCGTGACCAAGAAGAAAATCCTTTGGGTCGGGCGATGCTGGTTCGAGAAAGAACTCCGCCGTTCGTTTGATCTCAC is part of the Nitrospirota bacterium genome and harbors:
- a CDS encoding MMPL family transporter, which codes for MTFLERAARFLVRRRIPILMVWAAITVAATLAARRLQFDFNFVSLFESNDPSVARFQDYRERFGDDASYVAAIIQSDRIFTPQVLSGIQTLGASFSQTRGIKRTVHLMNFKVPQPVRDGFEVRPLVKRPPSTLDAAEELKEKALGHPLMNGALVSPDGTTAAVIAEFDDDVESVGEREVIQRELDRRAGETLSGLPVTFFLTGIPVIQQRYKDLIFSEQVRFVPVAAAILLLFVYAFLRRPAFIPIAVVPVTVSVVWTLGIMALSGRGVNIMNQVIPVTLMVVGIADAIHLLVRYQEELVSGRTQQGAILKTVSTLGKACFLTSFTTAVGFFSLLSAHAKVVRELGWYAGLGVMLAYLNTIVLVPILLTFTQSPAPSASPRPAPGTSADSQGKLSALLGRIGHSALTHPRIVFVSVALLTLTGALAALRAESHHRILEEILPSDPVYRGVMALEEKLSGLLSFAVVVDGGHEDAILEPGVLRALEDAQRFLEEAEPEFISRTLSVADVVREIHGQMAGDSGSLPAEKKLLYQYLLFLDRETLEPFVDEGFRRAAIRVRGKDLGSERWLKLKPALEKRLTANLPKGYRVSFTGASDLAITTLTFIVHDMLVSLSWSFVMIFGIIILLFRSARVGLISILPNILPLLTTLGLMGLAGVPIRTASVIIFTVSLGIAVDNTIHFIARYHEERGGGLAPREAAEKSLHTSGRAMTISTLMLVSGLGVFLFSNFRAVLEFGIFGGWTLLVALVLDLVVTPVLFVAFDRR
- a CDS encoding DEAD/DEAH box helicase family protein, with translation MNEAETRAEHIDPALKAAGWGVVEGSRIRREYPITLGRIEGHGKRGKPLTADYVLEYRNHKLAVIEAKAWDEELTEGVGQAKNYAGKMAIRFTYATNGQAIYGVDMQTGKEGETPRYPTPDALWAMTFAEANAWRDRFAAVPFEDKGGSHPSRYYQDIAVERVMEAITENRQRILLTLATGTGKTFIAFQIAWKLFHSRWNLGREPSRRPRILFLADRNILADQAYNEFSAFPEDAMVRIKPEDIHKKGRVPKNGSLFFTIFQTFMSGPPKDGKPSPYFGEYPPDFFDFIVIDECHRGGANDESNWRGILDYFAPAVQLGLTATPKRKDNVDTYAYFGDPVYIYSLKDGINDGFLTPFKVKQISTTLDEYVYAPDDKLIEGEIETGKRYTETDFNKIIEIKEREAHRVKVFMEQINQNEKTLVFCSTQDHALAVRDLINQMKTSKDPNYCQRVTANDGELGDQHLRDFQDNEKTIPTILTTSQKLSTGVDARNIRNIVLMRPINTMIEFKQIIGRGTRLYDGKDYFTIYDFVKAHHHFSDPEWDGEPIEPEPKEPRDEPHPATPPDELHEPAQEYVRRRKIKVKLADGKERAIQHMMATTFWHPDGTPMSAQQFMEMLFGKLPEFFKDEAELRTLWSAPETRKKLLQGLAERGFGGEQLTEMQRLIDAEKSDLFDVLAHVAYALPPITREERAARAKVVISAHFNSKQQIFLDFVLSHYVRVGVEELDEEKLTPLLRLKYHNSIADALADLGRAEEIGRVFAGFQKYLYQQQAAA
- a CDS encoding four helix bundle protein, whose translation is MKDGPLQTKSFAFAVRIVSLYKYLCNEKREFVLSKQLLRSGTAIGALVREAEQAESKPDFIHKMAIALKEANETEYWLLLLQKTDCLETAKFQSMRQDILELLKLLTSIIKSSKQNLNA
- a CDS encoding RNA-binding protein, with amino-acid sequence MATKLYVGGLSFDTTTEELRSFFESAGSVQSVNIITDRMTGRSRGFGFVEMGTEEEAKAAISKFNGQTLGDRTITVNEARPQAPRPGGGGGGGGGGNRRPGGRPRQRW
- a CDS encoding SH3 domain-containing protein, with the translated sequence MNMRTFLALLLTLLVSAPALAQDKKFFVTAVRAELRKGPSYYYEVVSRVDRNTPVTSSKRVGQWFLVKDEAGSEGWVTGYLIGDKPVEAGKESESAPTAAASNGNGAGRSNGAAPAAEEQKPEASTGAETAKPAEAAKPAGSKVLVPNKPSIPMRALPKKNGKVLKNVPSGTQMVVVGQNGPWFKVKTPKGNTGWVSGYDVDLAK
- a CDS encoding nucleotidyltransferase domain-containing protein, which encodes MISPPESLHGRIERIVTTVVDRFDPDKIVLFGSHARGEAGPDSDVDLLVIMPVSTTRREAAVQIGAALTDIPVPKDLVVFTPEDVEEFGDKVGTILKPALEEGVVLYERRDRAA
- a CDS encoding DEAD/DEAH box helicase, whose translation is MEGRDLIASAQTGTGKTAAFLLPMFHRLMARPRGKIRALILTPTRELAVQIDEQAMALGFFTQVNAAAVYGGVSMYPQEQALKSGVDIIVATPGRLLDHLGQGYVSLDSVEILVLDEADRMLDMGFLPDITRILDRLPSKLQTLLFSATLPPQLVQLIRHRLNDPLTIRIGKELPAKGVRQFVCHVSVKAKARLLHGLLRREAMNSVLVFARMKIGADRLSRQLAQRGVHVGVLHGGKDQAERERTLRDFRNGTYRVLVATDVASRGLDVEGISHVINYDVPRAPEDYVHRVGRTARVEQLGDAITLCSPEESKYLADIERFIGGKVPVMELPGFQDHGGNGSATVEDRSRHGNRRRHRHHSQGHPGHAPAQ
- a CDS encoding enoyl-CoA hydratase/isomerase family protein, which gives rise to MPIRVTAQVVVKELIDGCFEVRLNRPEKRNALSIEVREEAAEVFQRLAEDEACTAVVLSGEGPAFCAGMDFTQFGGGPGNKVRLLESTQALFTSLLGFPKPIIAAVHGAAVGGGFALALTCDVRIASEGAFFGFFEVKRGIPAFFDLVRLFVGEEVARDWCTTGRRIEAAELLRLGVVKRMAPQGSLMDEAIREAGETRARGLPPGIVSVFAEEHLRFRNALFPGEYMGKGI
- a CDS encoding acyl-CoA/acyl-ACP dehydrogenase, with the translated sequence MALDFSLAEEHKMIQQAVDDLFKRFAPRRDEFRKMLLKEKKFPQELWMAIADAGLIGSLIPTEYGGSGMGLLALTIASERMAAHGFGNAMIVLTAMDSLCILRNGTEDMKRKFLPEVAKGKIKFCFALTEPDAGSNTFRLKTTAKKNGKGYLLNGSKTFITGVDVADYMLTAARTTSIDEAQKKGLPKAYGISLFVLPTKSKGIELQIIPTHGIEGMNQFTIYFDNVEVPAENMVGQENLGMMALFNSLNPERILASATAVGMSDYVIKKAVEYSRDRKVFKDRPIGEYQGLQHPLAECKIEVEAARLLMYKAAWAFDQGLDPAEVGTIANMAKYMAAETAIKAVDRSIQTHGGYGFSEDYGVIWYWSAARLLRTAPISKEMILNYVSEHVLGMPRSY